A single region of the Salvia miltiorrhiza cultivar Shanhuang (shh) chromosome 8, IMPLAD_Smil_shh, whole genome shotgun sequence genome encodes:
- the LOC131001366 gene encoding ras-related protein RABA5c-like, whose product MASSSDDEGEEYLFKIVIIGDSAVGKSNLLSRYARNEFNMHSKATIGVEFQTQTLEIDGKEVKAQIWDTAGQERFRAVTSAYYRGAFGALVVYDISRRSTFDSIPRWLDELKTHSDTAVAKMLVGNKLDLDNIRDVSVEEGKSLAESEGLFFMETSALDSTNVKKAFDLVIREIYNNVSRKVLNSDSYKAELSVNRVSLVQDGADEPKQKGGSYSCCSR is encoded by the exons ATGGCGTCTTCTTCCGACGACGAGGGGGAGGAGTACCTGTTCAAGATTGTTATAATAGGCGATTCCGCCGTCGGGAAATCCAACCTGCTCTCCCGCTATGCGAGAAATGAGTTCAACATGCACTCTAAGGCCACTATTGGGGTTGAGTTCCAGACGCAGACCCTTGAAATCGACGGCAAGGAAGTTAAGGCTCAGATTTGGGACACCGCCGGCCAGGAGAGATTCCGCGCTGTCACCTCCGCCTACTACCGCGGCGCGTTCGGCGCGCTTGTCGTCTATGACATCAGCAGGAGATCGACTTTCGACAGTATTCCCCGATGGCTCGATGAACTCAAGA CTCATTCAGACACAGCAGTTGCAAAGATGCTCGTGGGGAACAAACTAGACTTGGACAATATCAGGGATGTGAGCGTGGAGGAAGGCAAAAGCCTAGCCGAATCAGAAGGATTATTTTTCATGGAAACCTCAGCATTGGACTCTACAAATGTAAAGAAGGCTTTTGATTTAGTCATACGCGAGATTTATAACAATGTCAGCAGGAAGGTCTTGAATTCAGATTCATACAAAGCAGAACTATCAGTCAACAGAGTATCCCTCGTCCAAGACGGTGCTGATGAACCAAAGCAAAAAGGGGGATCATATTCTTGTTGTTCCAGGTGA